A window of Rhizobium sp. CC-YZS058 genomic DNA:
TCCTCCGGCAGGCGAAAGGCAAGCCCGCCATCCAGCCGGCCGAGACTGCCGATCGCGATCAGGACTGCGGCAGACAGGGCGGTCGCGCCGAGAATGCGGGGTGCGGAGGCGAGGATCCCGCTTCGGCCTGTCCGCACCGGTGTCTCGATGAACCGCCAGGACAGATAGGCGAGTGGAACGGAAAGCGCCGCAAGCCCGAGCATCAGCCAGACGGAAGGTTCCGTCAGGCTGCGGATGCGAGCGAAGGCGAAGAGCGGCTGGTGCCAGAGATAGAGACTGTAGCTGATCAGGCCGATGCCGGTAAGCAGCGGGGTCGAGAGCAGCCGCGCCGTTGCCGTGCCCTGTCCGCCGCAGAGCACGACCAGAACCGTGCCAATCACCGGCAGCAGCGTGTAGACGGAAGGAAACGGCGTCGTCTCGTCATAGAGTAACACCGAGAGCGCGATCATGGCGAGGCCCAAGAGCGACAGAGCGCTGCTGCGCGGCTGGGGATGGCGCAACAGGACGAGCGCCACCAGCGCCCCGGCAAAGAGCTCCCAGGCGCGGCCGAAGGGCAGGTAGAAATTGCCGCTCGGATCGCCATTGAGAAAGAACTGGGCCGCGAGGAAGCTCAGGATCGCAAGACCCGCCACCACGGCCATGCGAACGCGATCGCCGAACCGATGAATCAGCATCAGCACCAGCGGAAAGACGAGGTAGAACTGCTCCTCCACCGCCAGGCTCCAGGTGTGCAGCAGCGGCTGCAGTTCGGCAGCAGCCGCGAAGTAGCCACTCTGCTGCCAGAAGAGCACGTTCGAGTAGAAAAGGCAGACGGCGATGATGCTTTCGCCGAAGCTCTTCATCTGCGCCGGCAGCATCCAGGCCCAAGCGAACGGCAGGCAGCAGAGCATGACGACGAACAGGGCGGGGATGATGCGCCGCGCACGACGCTCGTAGAAGCCGAGAATGGTGAAGCGGCCCTTGTCCTGGCCGGCGACGATGATGCCCGTGATCAGATAGCCGCTGATGACGAAGAACACGTCGACGCCGACGAAGCCGCCGGCAAAGGCCGAGAGCCCTGCATGGAAGAAGATGACCGGGACGACGGCGACGGCCCGCAGGCCATCAATTTCGGGTCTGTGCTGCATGGGACGAGCGGTCTCTGACGGGATGGCCGGATTACCCCCCTTCGGAGGCAATTCAGGAATTACGCATTTACCGTCAGATTCGACTTCCCGTCAACCGAGGCGCACTTTATCCGGTCAGGGTCAGGGTCAGGGTCAGGTGCGAAACAGCTTCCAACGCGTGGGCCGGAAGGCGATGCGCGTTCCGACTGAAGCCTGGCTGTCGGCCGGCACTTCGATTTCCACACGCTTGGTCGCGCCCGGCACGTCGAGTTCCACATGCCGCGTTCCCGCCACGCGGCGGCCGAGGCTGACGAGCCCGGCGATGCAGCCGCCACAGCCATCGAGCAGCTCGATATCATGCGGACGGAAGTAGAGCTCGGCCGGTCCGTCCGGCTCGCCCTTGGCCGGCAGGCCGATCGACCGGTCGGCGATCCAGACCTGGCCGTTTTCAACACGCACCGGAAGCGCATTCGATTCGCCGATGAAGCCGAAGACGAAGGCCGAGTTCGGATGATCGTAGATCTCGTCCGGCGTGCCCACCTGCTCGATCCGACCCTTGCTCATCACCACCACCCGGTCGGCGAGCTCCAGCGCCTCGTCCTGGTCGTGCGTCACGAAGACGGTGGTATGGCCCGTCTGGTCGTGGATCTCGCGCAGCCAGCGCCGCAGCTCCTTGCGCACCTGCGCATCGAGCGCGCCGAACGGTTCGTCGAGGAGCAGCACGTTCGGTTCCACTGCCATGGCGCGGGCCAGCGCCACGCGCTGCCGCTGCCCACCGGAAAGCTGGGCCGGGTAGCGCTTCTCCATGCCCTGCAACTGCACGAGGTCGATCAGCTCGCTCGCCCGCTTGCGGATCTCGGCGGCCGGCGGCCGCGTGCGGGCCGGGCGGATCTTCAGGCCGAAGGCGACATTGTCGAGCACCGTCATATGGCGGAACAGCGCATAATGCTGGAAGACGAAGCCGATATTGCGCTCCTGGACCGTCTTCTTCGAGGCATCTTCAGTCCCGAAGAAGACCGTGCCGTCGGTCGGCGTCTCCAGGCCGGCGATCAGGCGGAGCAGGGTGGTCTTGCCGGAGCCGGAAGGACCGAGCAGGGCGATCAGCTCGCCGGAGCGAATATCGAGCGACACCGTCTCCAGCGCCGGAAAGCGGCCGAAGTCCTTGCGGATGTCTTGTACGCGTACTTCCATGAAAGGTGACCTCTTCAGTGCCTGCGGCTGGCCGCAATTTCGGCGCTGAACCTGTATTCGAGAAGGGATTTGATGACGAGCGTCAGCAGTGCCAGCAGCGCCAGAAGGGCGGCGACAGCGAAGGCGGCGACGAAGCTGTACTCGTTGTAGAGGATTTCGACCTGCAAAGGCATGGTGTTGGTCATGCCGCGAATGTGGCCGGAGACCACCGACACGGCACCGAACTCGCCCATCGCGCGTGCATTGCAGAGAAGCACGCCATAGAGCAGTCCCCATTTGATGTTGGGCAGGGTCACATGCCAGAAGGTCTGCCAGCCGCTCGCTCCAAGCGAAAGCGCCGCCTCCTCGTCCGCCGTCCCCTGTTCCTGCATGAGCGGGATCAGCTCGCGGGCGACGAAGGGGAAGGTGATGAAGACGGTCGCCAGCACGATTCCCGGCACGGCGAACAGGATCTTGATCCCATAGCTCTGCAGCCAGGGTCCAAGCACGCTGTGCGAGCCGAAGAGCAGCACGAAGACGAGACCCGAGATGACCGGCGAGACGGAAAAGGGCAGGTCGATCAGGGTCGTCAGGAAGGCTTTGCCCTTGAACTCGAACTTGGCGATCGCCCAGGCCGCCGCAATGCCGAACACGAGGTTCAGCGGCACGGCAATGGCCGCCACCAGCAGGGTCAGCTGGATCGCCGAGAAGGTTTCCGGATCGTTGAGCACGGTCCAGAACTCGCCCGGGCCATTGGCAAAGGCCTCGGTGAAGACGACGGCGAGCGGCATGACGAGGAAGAGCGCCACGAAGAGCAGCGACAGCGCAATCAGGCTGTAGCGGGCCAACCGGCTTTCGGAGGTGGCGCTGCGCACCATTTCCGACGTGCGGTCGGTGCCGCGCGCGGGCGGGGCGGAGGGTACGGTGGCATCAAGAGCCATAGACATATCTCCGCCGGCTCCAGGCCTGGATCGAATTGATGAGGAAGAGCATCGCGAAGGACAGGATCAGCATGACGGCGGCAATGGCGGTCGCAGCCGGATAGTTGAATTCCTCGAGCCGGATGACGATCAGAAGCGGCGCGATCTCAGAAACATAGGGCAGGTTTCCGGCAATGAAGATCACCGAGCCGTATTCGCCGACCCCGCGGGCGAAAGCGAGCGCGAAGCCGGTCAGAACCGCGGGCGCGAGCCCCGGCAGCAGCACGCGGCTGACCGTCTGGAACCGGCTGGCACCGAGCGTGGCCGCGGCTTCCTCGACCTCGCGGTCGATCTCCTCCATTACCGGCTGCACCGTGCGGACCACGAAGGGCAGGCCGACGAAGATCAGGGCTATGACGATGCCGGTCGGCGAATAGGCAACCTTGAGGCCGAGCGGCTCCAGATACTGGCCGATCCAGCCATTCGGCGCATAGAGCGTCGTCAGCGCGATGCCGGCGACCGCGGTCGGAAGCGCGAAGGGCAGGTCGACCATCGCATCGATGACGCGCCGCCCGGAAAAGCGGTAGCGCACCAGCACCCAGGCGAGCAGAACGCCGAAGACGACATTGGCGAGCGCCGCCAGGAAGGCCGTTCCGAACGAGATCTTGAGCGCGTTCAAGGTGCGCGGATCAAGCGCCAGCGACCAGAAGGTCGACCAGCCGAGCGCGCTCGAGCGCCAGGCGAGCCCGGACAGAGGAATGAGAATGATGAGGGTGAGCCATGACACAGTGACGCCGAGCGCCAATCCGAAACCCGGAATGACGCTCGGCTGT
This region includes:
- a CDS encoding acyltransferase family protein, whose product is MQHRPEIDGLRAVAVVPVIFFHAGLSAFAGGFVGVDVFFVISGYLITGIIVAGQDKGRFTILGFYERRARRIIPALFVVMLCCLPFAWAWMLPAQMKSFGESIIAVCLFYSNVLFWQQSGYFAAAAELQPLLHTWSLAVEEQFYLVFPLVLMLIHRFGDRVRMAVVAGLAILSFLAAQFFLNGDPSGNFYLPFGRAWELFAGALVALVLLRHPQPRSSALSLLGLAMIALSVLLYDETTPFPSVYTLLPVIGTVLVVLCGGQGTATARLLSTPLLTGIGLISYSLYLWHQPLFAFARIRSLTEPSVWLMLGLAALSVPLAYLSWRFIETPVRTGRSGILASAPRILGATALSAAVLIAIGSLGRLDGGLAFRLPEEARLALAVEENPDPAMEACLFDKGQAKLDHPIKACRTPENGPIDTMLIGDSHAAGITGEALRAFSREGLNLYALSHSACVGFSGFVVSDKKYRERCNRFFTGIEAYIADAKIKTVIMLSRWSLYVDGNGFDNGEGGKEALKPTYVDLYDRRDAMGAQDDPARKKRVIDTYLADIRAYLDKGIDVVLVYPVPEAGWTVPNLLARAAMTGQTVEPLSTSAEIYAARNAAVIAAFDRLEHPRLRKVKPGSVFCDSLVKGRCVNSLSGEQIFYFDDDHLSNAGAGLLMPGIIDAVRSLKETAPAADAVSANTGF
- a CDS encoding sulfate/molybdate ABC transporter ATP-binding protein, with protein sequence MEVRVQDIRKDFGRFPALETVSLDIRSGELIALLGPSGSGKTTLLRLIAGLETPTDGTVFFGTEDASKKTVQERNIGFVFQHYALFRHMTVLDNVAFGLKIRPARTRPPAAEIRKRASELIDLVQLQGMEKRYPAQLSGGQRQRVALARAMAVEPNVLLLDEPFGALDAQVRKELRRWLREIHDQTGHTTVFVTHDQDEALELADRVVVMSKGRIEQVGTPDEIYDHPNSAFVFGFIGESNALPVRVENGQVWIADRSIGLPAKGEPDGPAELYFRPHDIELLDGCGGCIAGLVSLGRRVAGTRHVELDVPGATKRVEIEVPADSQASVGTRIAFRPTRWKLFRT
- the cysW gene encoding sulfate ABC transporter permease subunit CysW gives rise to the protein MALDATVPSAPPARGTDRTSEMVRSATSESRLARYSLIALSLLFVALFLVMPLAVVFTEAFANGPGEFWTVLNDPETFSAIQLTLLVAAIAVPLNLVFGIAAAWAIAKFEFKGKAFLTTLIDLPFSVSPVISGLVFVLLFGSHSVLGPWLQSYGIKILFAVPGIVLATVFITFPFVARELIPLMQEQGTADEEAALSLGASGWQTFWHVTLPNIKWGLLYGVLLCNARAMGEFGAVSVVSGHIRGMTNTMPLQVEILYNEYSFVAAFAVAALLALLALLTLVIKSLLEYRFSAEIAASRRH
- the cysT gene encoding sulfate ABC transporter permease subunit CysT, which gives rise to MPFSLAKRWHLRQPSVIPGFGLALGVTVSWLTLIILIPLSGLAWRSSALGWSTFWSLALDPRTLNALKISFGTAFLAALANVVFGVLLAWVLVRYRFSGRRVIDAMVDLPFALPTAVAGIALTTLYAPNGWIGQYLEPLGLKVAYSPTGIVIALIFVGLPFVVRTVQPVMEEIDREVEEAAATLGASRFQTVSRVLLPGLAPAVLTGFALAFARGVGEYGSVIFIAGNLPYVSEIAPLLIVIRLEEFNYPAATAIAAVMLILSFAMLFLINSIQAWSRRRYVYGS